A region of Spiribacter roseus DNA encodes the following proteins:
- a CDS encoding aminotransferase class V-fold PLP-dependent enzyme, which produces MHEARPGADLAPYRADFPVLQRPMNDRRLAFLDSAASAQKPQCVIDAERDCYERYYANIHRGVYQLSQQSTQAFENVRGIVQRFINAPDEREVVFVRGATEAINLVAQSFVRPMLQPGDEVLITGMEHHANIVPWQLVTEATGAHLVVAPVLDDGSLDMDGLRARISERTRFISVVHVSNTLGTINPVETITELAHARGIPVLIDGAQSAPHMPVDVQAMGADFYTFSAHKTYGPSGSGILWGRLAHLQAMPPYQGGGDMIRTVRFEGSEYADPPQRFEAGTPNIAGVIATGVGLEYMEAVGRERILAHEQSLLAYANERLAEWDDLRVIGTAPGKAGVISFVIDGIHPHDMGTILDMEGVAVRVGHHCTQPLMERFDVPATVRASFGLYNDRADVDALVDGLLKVKSLLG; this is translated from the coding sequence ATGCATGAAGCCCGGCCCGGCGCCGATCTGGCGCCGTATCGGGCGGACTTCCCGGTGCTGCAGCGGCCCATGAACGACCGCCGGCTGGCCTTCCTGGACAGTGCGGCGAGCGCGCAGAAGCCGCAGTGCGTGATCGATGCCGAACGGGACTGCTACGAGCGCTACTACGCGAATATCCATCGCGGTGTGTATCAGCTCTCGCAGCAGTCGACCCAGGCGTTCGAGAACGTCCGCGGGATCGTCCAGCGCTTCATCAACGCGCCGGACGAGCGCGAGGTGGTGTTCGTCCGGGGTGCGACCGAGGCGATCAATCTGGTCGCCCAGTCGTTCGTGCGCCCGATGCTCCAGCCCGGCGATGAGGTGCTGATCACCGGCATGGAACACCATGCCAACATCGTGCCCTGGCAGCTTGTCACCGAGGCCACCGGCGCCCACCTGGTGGTGGCGCCGGTGCTCGATGACGGCTCGCTGGACATGGACGGGCTGCGCGCGCGGATCAGCGAGCGCACCCGCTTCATCAGCGTCGTGCATGTCTCGAACACGCTGGGCACGATCAACCCGGTGGAGACCATTACCGAGCTGGCGCACGCCCGGGGCATTCCGGTGTTGATCGATGGCGCGCAGTCGGCGCCGCACATGCCCGTGGACGTGCAGGCCATGGGGGCGGATTTCTACACGTTCTCGGCCCACAAGACCTACGGGCCCAGTGGCTCGGGCATCCTTTGGGGCCGGCTGGCCCATCTCCAGGCCATGCCGCCCTATCAGGGCGGTGGCGATATGATCCGGACGGTGCGCTTCGAGGGCTCGGAATATGCCGATCCGCCGCAGCGCTTCGAGGCGGGCACGCCGAACATTGCCGGCGTGATCGCCACCGGCGTCGGGCTTGAGTATATGGAAGCGGTGGGCCGCGAGCGCATTCTCGCCCACGAGCAGTCGCTGCTGGCGTATGCCAACGAGCGGCTGGCGGAGTGGGATGACCTGCGGGTCATTGGGACCGCGCCCGGCAAGGCGGGCGTGATCTCGTTCGTGATCGATGGGATCCATCCCCATGACATGGGGACGATCCTCGACATGGAGGGCGTCGCCGTCCGGGTGGGGCATCACTGTACCCAGCCGCTGATGGAGCGCTTTGATGTGCCGGCCACCGTGCGGGCCTCGTTCGGCCTCTATAATGACCGCGCCGATGTCGATGCGCTAGTGGATGGCCTGCTTAAGGTGAAGTCGCTGCTCGGCTGA
- the sufU gene encoding Fe-S cluster assembly sulfur transfer protein SufU, with protein sequence MTELSALYQAVVLDHNRAPRNRHEVQPHDGEANGNNPLCGDWVHVEFRLDPAGCIEDIGFNGEGCAISTASASIMTEVLKGRTLDEARRIGERFQHLVTDREAPLPAADDPDLEKLLALAGVRDYPMRVKCATLAWHTLQAAIEAPASADSE encoded by the coding sequence ATGACCGAACTATCGGCGCTCTACCAGGCCGTGGTGCTTGACCACAACCGCGCTCCGCGCAATCGTCATGAGGTGCAGCCCCATGACGGCGAGGCCAACGGCAACAACCCGCTCTGCGGTGACTGGGTGCATGTCGAGTTCCGCCTGGACCCGGCGGGCTGCATTGAGGACATCGGGTTCAATGGCGAGGGCTGCGCCATCTCGACGGCCTCGGCGTCGATCATGACCGAGGTGTTGAAAGGGCGCACCCTCGATGAGGCGCGCCGGATCGGCGAGCGGTTCCAGCATCTGGTGACCGATCGCGAGGCGCCGTTGCCGGCGGCGGATGATCCCGACCTCGAAAAACTCCTGGCACTGGCGGGCGTACGTGATTACCCCATGCGGGTGAAGTGCGCCACCCTTGCCTGGCACACCCTGCAGGCGGCGATTGAAGCGCCTGCCTCAGCGGATTCGGAGTAG
- a CDS encoding SUF system Fe-S cluster assembly protein: MVERPPVETMREGVVSALRNVYDPEIPVDVYELGLIYEIEVDADGFVDVLMTLTSPACPVAGQMPIMIKAAVEQVQGVEAAEVELTWDPPWSQDRMSESARLQLGFM; the protein is encoded by the coding sequence ATGGTGGAACGGCCCCCGGTTGAGACAATGCGTGAAGGCGTGGTGAGCGCCCTGCGCAACGTCTACGACCCCGAGATCCCGGTGGACGTCTACGAGCTGGGTCTGATCTATGAGATCGAAGTGGATGCGGATGGCTTCGTCGACGTGCTGATGACGCTGACTTCGCCGGCCTGTCCGGTCGCCGGGCAGATGCCGATCATGATCAAGGCCGCGGTTGAGCAGGTCCAGGGTGTCGAGGCCGCCGAGGTGGAGCTGACCTGGGACCCGCCCTGGAGTCAGGATCGGATGTCCGAGAGCGCGCGCCTGCAACTGGGGTTCATGTAG
- a CDS encoding ATPase, T2SS/T4P/T4SS family has translation MNRLELLQHRGREHPTPVILDPGRRYTIGGGRRCDLRIAGEGIARRHAELRVDTDGVHIRLLAGRREIDFNGEPVRQAGPLAVGDALRLGDTCWQVRPADAADVAGVADAPDTPGITDTPETPVPSAPEPDPPPAATPEPPVTAATPRIAPELVRRFQERISQRLDLYRRDILQTLSAQRLRDEARTTAWQLIEEGELSIPDDLDGDTVVAAVVAETVGLGPIESLMADATVSEIMVNGPASIYVERQGRLQKTALAFSSAASLDSVLDRIVSPLGRRLDEGSPLVDARLPDGSRVNAIIPPLALNGATLTIRRFSDTRIGIDDLVGFGALDATMAAFLRLCVHRRRNILIAGGTGTGKTTVLNALSEEIDESERIVTIEDSAELRLQQDHVVALESRPPNIEGSGAISIRELVRNALRMRPDRILVGECRGGEALDMLQAMNTGHDGSLTTAHANTPRDALARLEVMTLMAGMDLPARAIRDQIAAAIDIIVQLTRFGDGARRITAITEVAGMEGERILLTDLYRYDDGFSATGQRPAFIEQGPALDPPVDPGLFRPAAATT, from the coding sequence ATGAATAGACTCGAACTCCTCCAGCACCGCGGTCGGGAACATCCCACCCCGGTGATCCTCGATCCCGGCCGCCGATACACCATTGGTGGCGGGCGCCGCTGTGACCTGCGCATTGCCGGTGAAGGGATCGCCCGTCGGCATGCCGAGCTCCGGGTCGACACCGATGGGGTGCACATCCGTCTGCTGGCGGGACGGCGGGAAATCGACTTCAATGGCGAGCCGGTCCGGCAGGCCGGTCCGCTGGCCGTTGGTGATGCGCTGCGCCTGGGCGACACCTGCTGGCAGGTGCGCCCGGCGGACGCGGCGGACGTGGCGGGCGTAGCGGACGCGCCCGATACGCCCGGGATCACCGACACCCCCGAAACACCGGTTCCATCCGCCCCCGAGCCCGATCCACCCCCTGCAGCGACGCCAGAGCCACCGGTGACGGCCGCCACACCCCGGATTGCCCCCGAGCTGGTGCGCCGGTTTCAGGAGCGCATCAGCCAGCGCCTCGATCTCTACCGGCGCGATATCCTCCAGACCCTGTCCGCACAGCGATTACGTGACGAGGCGCGAACCACGGCCTGGCAGCTGATCGAGGAAGGCGAACTGTCCATCCCTGATGACCTGGACGGCGATACCGTAGTGGCTGCCGTCGTGGCCGAAACGGTCGGACTCGGCCCCATTGAGTCGCTCATGGCCGACGCCACGGTCAGCGAGATCATGGTCAACGGGCCCGCGAGCATCTATGTCGAGCGTCAGGGCCGACTGCAGAAGACCGCCCTGGCATTCAGTTCGGCTGCCTCCCTCGACAGTGTCCTCGACCGGATCGTCTCCCCCCTTGGTCGGCGCCTTGACGAGGGCTCGCCGCTGGTGGACGCGCGATTGCCTGACGGCTCGCGGGTCAATGCGATCATCCCGCCGCTGGCGCTGAATGGCGCCACGCTCACCATCCGGCGCTTCAGCGACACGCGGATCGGGATCGATGATCTGGTCGGGTTCGGGGCCCTGGATGCCACCATGGCCGCCTTCCTGCGCCTGTGTGTCCACCGCCGCCGCAATATCCTGATCGCCGGCGGTACGGGCACGGGCAAGACCACGGTCCTCAACGCCCTGTCAGAGGAGATCGACGAGTCCGAGCGGATCGTGACCATCGAGGATTCCGCGGAGCTGCGACTACAGCAGGATCATGTCGTGGCGCTGGAATCACGCCCGCCAAACATTGAGGGCAGCGGGGCGATCAGCATTCGTGAGCTGGTCCGCAACGCACTGCGCATGCGGCCTGATCGCATCCTGGTGGGGGAATGCCGGGGCGGCGAGGCCCTCGACATGCTTCAGGCAATGAACACCGGCCACGACGGCTCGCTGACCACCGCACATGCCAATACACCGCGCGATGCGCTCGCCCGACTCGAGGTAATGACGCTAATGGCGGGGATGGATCTGCCGGCGCGGGCGATCCGGGATCAGATCGCCGCGGCCATCGACATCATCGTCCAGCTGACCCGCTTTGGCGACGGGGCGCGGCGGATAACCGCCATCACGGAGGTCGCGGGCATGGAAGGCGAGCGCATCCTGTTGACGGATCTGTACCGCTATGACGACGGTTTCAGCGCCACCGGCCAGCGTCCGGCATTCATCGAACAGGGCCCGGCGCTCGACCCGCCAGTGGATCCCGGTCTGTTCAGGCCCGCTGCCGCGACTACATGA
- a CDS encoding type II and III secretion system protein family protein, with amino-acid sequence MATALGLLVALPAAAVSVDVGHSRLIEASDVVRVALGDGELAEVEVLGDGDGILLMGRAVGQTDLRIWSRDAPPRHLPVTVQTAPDTPRDRQLEQLAGRIDGIQLERIDAAYFVTGRPATDRDAARFERLVEAYPQLGDFTDPATAGDTPSVQVKARFVELRTSTLREIGLDWTTQSPAISFAYAADLETNDVFRGALGDFLPNQSLPLDIGKGNGYLGVGLSLTAMIDLLGQAGEARVIAEPMLSALSGTAAEFQAGGEVPIPIQNGDGDPTVVFKDYGILLKVAPVVGDDAHIRTRIEVEVSDVDESVTVLGVPGFSVRNAITEMSGPSGRTLLIAGLIDEQQSRAVSRVPGLGKLPVIGGLFRSERFQNEQTELVVLITPTLQDDPRADSPVRADPSRSTSVPRLPLREIRYE; translated from the coding sequence ATGGCCACGGCCCTCGGGCTATTGGTCGCACTGCCTGCCGCCGCGGTCAGCGTGGATGTCGGGCACTCACGGCTCATTGAGGCGAGCGATGTGGTCCGCGTGGCGCTTGGTGACGGCGAGCTCGCCGAAGTCGAGGTGCTCGGCGACGGCGATGGCATCCTGTTGATGGGCCGCGCCGTCGGCCAGACGGATCTGCGCATCTGGTCCCGGGACGCGCCGCCGCGGCATCTGCCGGTCACGGTCCAAACCGCTCCGGACACCCCGCGCGACCGCCAGCTCGAGCAGCTCGCCGGGCGCATTGACGGCATCCAACTCGAGCGGATCGATGCCGCCTATTTCGTGACCGGACGCCCGGCCACCGATCGGGACGCGGCGCGTTTCGAGCGCTTGGTGGAAGCGTATCCGCAGCTCGGTGACTTCACTGATCCGGCGACCGCGGGCGACACCCCCAGCGTCCAGGTCAAGGCGCGGTTCGTGGAACTGCGCACCTCGACCCTGCGCGAAATCGGCCTTGATTGGACGACGCAGTCCCCGGCGATCAGCTTTGCCTATGCCGCCGACCTGGAGACCAACGATGTCTTTCGCGGCGCGCTGGGCGATTTTCTGCCCAACCAGTCGCTGCCGCTCGATATCGGCAAGGGCAACGGTTACCTCGGCGTGGGCCTGAGCCTGACGGCGATGATCGATCTGCTTGGCCAGGCGGGCGAGGCCCGGGTGATTGCCGAGCCCATGCTCTCGGCTCTGAGCGGTACCGCCGCCGAATTCCAGGCCGGCGGCGAAGTGCCCATCCCCATCCAGAACGGCGACGGGGATCCCACGGTGGTGTTCAAGGATTACGGGATCCTGCTCAAGGTGGCGCCGGTGGTCGGCGATGACGCCCATATCCGCACCCGCATCGAGGTGGAGGTGAGCGACGTCGATGAGTCCGTCACTGTGCTCGGTGTACCCGGCTTTTCGGTCCGCAACGCGATCACCGAAATGAGTGGACCGAGCGGCCGGACGCTGTTGATCGCCGGTCTGATCGACGAGCAGCAGTCGCGGGCGGTCAGTCGCGTGCCGGGGCTGGGGAAACTGCCGGTGATCGGTGGCCTGTTCCGCTCGGAGCGATTCCAGAACGAGCAGACCGAACTGGTGGTGCTCATCACCCCCACCCTGCAGGACGATCCGCGGGCCGACTCGCCCGTGCGGGCCGACCCAAGCCGCTCCACCTCCGTCCCACGCCTGCCCCTCCGGGAGATCCGTTATGAATAG
- the cpaB gene encoding Flp pilus assembly protein CpaB, producing MIMTPLKRGILLVTGALLAGGAGVWAGDRHLEQRAQAIEAELRSTHATRPVIVARDDLPEGTRLTQDHVAVREMPVRFVHERAIADSAWGRIAGRTLTHDLSAGRAILPVHVADSDRARLADQITPGDRAITIPVSGGAEIAGLLSPGDRVDLMLTHREDGERATLPLLADIPILATGARTAAREDRARRPGYDDLTLAVSPVEAARITQALAIGSIHVVLRAGRDDAPVAGYRIDTAAITRTQSGEATTAVELIIGGEP from the coding sequence ATGATCATGACTCCCCTCAAACGCGGCATCCTGCTGGTGACCGGGGCGCTGCTGGCCGGTGGTGCCGGTGTCTGGGCCGGCGACCGCCATCTCGAGCAACGCGCTCAGGCGATCGAAGCCGAACTGCGCTCAACGCATGCCACCCGGCCGGTAATCGTCGCCCGCGACGATCTGCCCGAGGGCACCCGTCTGACCCAGGATCATGTCGCCGTGCGCGAGATGCCGGTGCGCTTTGTCCACGAACGCGCCATCGCTGACAGCGCCTGGGGGCGCATCGCCGGGCGCACCCTTACCCATGACCTGAGCGCGGGTCGGGCGATTCTGCCGGTGCACGTCGCCGACTCGGACCGCGCCCGACTGGCCGATCAGATCACCCCCGGCGATCGGGCCATTACCATTCCGGTGTCCGGCGGCGCGGAGATCGCCGGACTGCTGAGCCCCGGTGACCGGGTCGACCTGATGCTCACCCATCGCGAGGACGGCGAGCGCGCCACCCTGCCCCTGCTCGCGGACATCCCGATCCTCGCCACCGGCGCGCGGACTGCAGCCCGCGAGGACCGTGCCCGGCGCCCCGGCTATGACGACCTCACCCTCGCCGTCTCACCGGTGGAGGCCGCCCGCATCACTCAGGCCCTCGCCATTGGCAGCATTCATGTCGTCCTGCGCGCTGGCCGCGACGACGCCCCGGTGGCCGGCTATCGCATCGACACCGCAGCGATCACCCGGACCCAGTCGGGCGAAGCGACTACCGCGGTGGAACTGATCATCGGGGGTGAGCCGTGA
- a CDS encoding Flp family type IVb pilin has protein sequence MPIQRPHPPVRPSTRRIHRQRGQGMSEYIIITALIAVAGIGIFSAFGDTISSQAAAMAREMAGQDGSDQVDQADNNSQRAADRAGQEDTLQNFNEQN, from the coding sequence ATGCCCATCCAACGCCCACACCCGCCGGTCCGCCCGTCCACCCGTCGCATTCATCGCCAACGCGGTCAGGGGATGTCGGAGTACATCATCATCACCGCACTCATCGCGGTGGCCGGAATCGGCATTTTCTCGGCCTTCGGCGACACCATTTCCAGCCAGGCCGCCGCCATGGCCCGGGAGATGGCCGGTCAGGATGGCAGCGACCAGGTCGACCAGGCCGACAACAACTCACAGCGCGCGGCCGACCGGGCGGGTCAGGAAGACACGCTGCAGAATTTCAATGAGCAGAACTGA
- a CDS encoding tetratricopeptide repeat protein: protein MSRIRTSVRLLAVAALLQGCVALPSNNAPSVIERLARADAALEHGDPERARQGYEAVIERSPELVSPHFQLGLIAYGAGDAHNAIEHFEDALARDPGHVLATYNLAVVHLQQARRRLGQHERLAPVSAGRPALVDLRRAIDALGEAPPAPE, encoded by the coding sequence ATGAGCCGCATCCGGACCTCAGTCCGCCTGTTGGCGGTCGCCGCACTGCTCCAGGGCTGTGTGGCCCTGCCCAGCAACAATGCACCATCGGTGATCGAGCGCCTTGCCCGCGCCGATGCCGCCCTGGAGCACGGCGATCCCGAACGCGCCCGGCAGGGCTATGAAGCGGTGATCGAGCGCTCCCCCGAGCTCGTGTCACCGCACTTCCAACTCGGACTGATTGCCTACGGCGCCGGTGATGCCCATAACGCCATCGAGCACTTCGAGGACGCGCTCGCCCGCGACCCGGGTCATGTCCTCGCCACTTACAACCTCGCGGTCGTCCATCTCCAGCAGGCCCGCCGGCGGCTCGGGCAGCACGAACGACTGGCCCCGGTCAGTGCCGGCCGGCCGGCGCTCGTGGACCTGCGCCGGGCGATCGACGCCCTCGGCGAGGCCCCGCCCGCACCCGAGTAA
- a CDS encoding DUF192 domain-containing protein has product MKHRDAVPTCLFMPPPGGPWRIRVEVADRFVPRLVGLLGRSDAPASDCGLLLIARGGVHTLGMRFAIDIAQLDRELRVLRVTSRVPPGRWITAPRGTRATLEMAADTLPPPLTGRRFYCNRDYP; this is encoded by the coding sequence ATGAAGCATCGCGACGCCGTGCCCACCTGCCTTTTCATGCCCCCGCCCGGCGGGCCGTGGCGCATCCGGGTCGAGGTGGCCGACCGCTTCGTGCCCCGTCTCGTCGGACTGCTCGGCCGGAGCGACGCGCCCGCCAGCGACTGCGGCCTGCTGCTGATCGCGCGGGGCGGGGTGCACACCCTTGGCATGCGCTTTGCGATCGATATTGCCCAGCTTGACCGCGAGCTCAGGGTGCTGCGGGTGACATCGCGGGTGCCGCCGGGCCGCTGGATCACGGCGCCGCGGGGCACCCGGGCCACCCTCGAAATGGCCGCCGACACACTGCCGCCCCCGCTCACGGGCCGGCGCTTTTACTGCAACAGGGATTACCCATGA
- a CDS encoding type II secretion system F family protein, with amino-acid sequence MISEAGAQWTAGLLGLAAAGGVAGIAELARVRRGPAVDRWRDPSPRLFRLLLPLARLINAEVDPTRWFPPRSLAARLDRAGMGYAVLPGEWMVLRGLTALLTMVAALVLQPALESLDAGGAGSVLAGLVLGYAYPAIWLRDQGQRRQRLIARQFPALLELLGLSVRAGLSFSAALPQCTRHLEPGPLRAEMQRIDRDTRTGVARLEALERMARRVDLSAVHGFVAAIAQAEETGAAISQTLSDQAAQRRRERFAAAEKKANEAPVKMLAPLVGLLFPVTFLIIGFPIVLQFMEGGLL; translated from the coding sequence TTGATATCTGAAGCGGGCGCGCAATGGACGGCGGGCCTGCTGGGGCTCGCGGCGGCCGGCGGCGTGGCCGGCATCGCCGAGCTTGCGCGGGTACGCCGCGGCCCGGCGGTGGATCGCTGGCGGGATCCCTCGCCGCGGCTGTTCCGACTGCTGCTGCCGCTGGCGCGGCTCATTAACGCCGAGGTCGATCCCACGCGCTGGTTCCCGCCCCGGAGCCTGGCCGCGCGACTCGACCGGGCCGGCATGGGCTATGCGGTGCTGCCCGGCGAGTGGATGGTGCTGCGGGGGCTCACGGCCCTGCTCACCATGGTGGCCGCGCTGGTCCTGCAGCCGGCACTCGAGTCGCTGGACGCCGGAGGGGCCGGCTCGGTACTGGCGGGGTTGGTGCTGGGCTATGCCTATCCGGCGATCTGGCTGCGCGATCAGGGCCAGCGGCGACAGCGCCTGATCGCCCGCCAGTTCCCGGCACTGCTCGAGCTGCTCGGGCTTTCGGTCCGCGCCGGGCTGAGTTTCAGTGCGGCACTGCCGCAGTGCACCCGGCATCTCGAACCGGGTCCGCTGCGCGCGGAGATGCAGCGCATCGACCGCGATACACGCACGGGAGTGGCACGCCTCGAGGCGCTCGAGCGCATGGCCCGGCGGGTGGACCTGAGTGCCGTGCACGGCTTCGTGGCGGCCATCGCCCAGGCCGAGGAGACCGGCGCGGCGATCAGCCAGACGCTCAGTGACCAGGCCGCCCAACGCCGGCGTGAACGCTTCGCGGCCGCCGAGAAAAAGGCCAACGAGGCGCCGGTGAAAATGCTCGCCCCGTTGGTGGGGCTCCTGTTTCCGGTCACGTTTTTAATCATCGGCTTCCCGATTGTCCTTCAGTTCATGGAAGGCGGGCTGCTATGA
- a CDS encoding type II secretion system F family protein yields the protein MMSFALLALIAACLAAGLALMALVSGLVPAIQRYRSHIQATAQDDLRAQFIDLPARRLLQIAVGLGLVLAALTAILLPWPVAVAAGLTGLALPRIGVYRIRERRRRAIIRQLPDALQTLASSLRAGTNIGRAMALVSRRQPAPLSQEFGLMLSRQRLGEELETVLGGFAERVPAEETALFRNAIMISHRVGGDLAHTLDTLSITLRERAQVEERITALTAMGRMQGRVMMVLPFGIGGMLYLQQPAMMARLFTEPLGWAVIVIVAVAMALAMVSIRRVVAIDI from the coding sequence ATGATGTCTTTCGCACTGCTCGCCCTGATCGCCGCCTGTCTGGCCGCCGGCCTTGCCCTGATGGCGCTGGTGAGTGGCCTGGTACCCGCCATTCAGCGCTATCGCTCGCATATTCAGGCGACCGCGCAGGATGATCTGCGTGCGCAGTTCATCGATCTGCCCGCCCGCCGTCTCCTGCAGATCGCCGTTGGGCTGGGGCTGGTGCTCGCCGCCCTCACTGCCATTCTCCTGCCCTGGCCGGTGGCGGTCGCCGCCGGGCTGACCGGACTGGCCCTGCCGCGCATCGGCGTGTACCGCATCCGCGAGCGCCGCCGCCGGGCAATCATCCGCCAGCTGCCCGATGCCCTGCAGACCCTTGCCAGCTCACTGCGCGCCGGGACGAACATCGGTCGGGCCATGGCCCTGGTATCGCGCCGCCAGCCCGCTCCGCTCAGCCAGGAGTTCGGCCTGATGCTGAGCCGCCAGCGCCTGGGTGAAGAGCTCGAGACGGTGCTCGGTGGGTTCGCCGAGCGCGTGCCCGCCGAGGAGACCGCGCTGTTTCGAAACGCCATCATGATCTCGCATCGCGTGGGCGGCGATCTCGCCCATACCCTCGACACGCTTTCCATCACACTGCGTGAGCGCGCCCAGGTCGAAGAACGCATCACCGCACTGACGGCCATGGGGCGGATGCAGGGCCGGGTGATGATGGTGCTGCCGTTCGGCATCGGCGGCATGCTCTACCTCCAGCAACCGGCAATGATGGCGCGGCTTTTCACCGAGCCCCTCGGCTGGGCGGTCATTGTTATCGTGGCCGTCGCCATGGCGCTGGCGATGGTCTCGATCCGCCGGGTGGTCGCCATTGATATCTGA
- the gshA gene encoding glutamate--cysteine ligase: protein MNRSAERRVKRLQAHGERGLLAGSRHGLEKESLRVTPAGHIAQTPHPEGLGSPLCHPEITTDYSEALLELVTPAYTHGEAALQHLADLHRYTVDQTGDELLWATSMPCIVGGDKSIPIADYGDSNIGRMKHVYRHGLDWRYGRTMQAIAGIHFNYSFSEAFLRSVQAREDDRRDFATFRSDFYFRLIRNFQRYGWLVPYLMGASPAICKSFTGGRNLDFESFSANTFYTPYATSLRMSDIGYKNNAQAALEIDYNNLDAYVASLRAAISTPDPEYARIGTLVDGVWRQLNTNVLQIENEYYSFVRPKAVAQSGEPPTCALNRAGVEYVEIRALDLNPFNPIGIDADQIGFLETLLVFCLLEDSPPINALEQHHINANQGLVARHGRDPNLTLHRGDGERVGLRDWADELLGAMTGPAELLDEVHQDGRYSRILADYRASVADAGRTPSAQVLAAMHAHNEEFVEFALRTSAEHVETIRQWPLDESVRARLADEAIRSRAEQADMEARDEPPFEAFVDQYFAQESTNGR from the coding sequence ATGAACCGTAGCGCCGAGCGTCGCGTGAAACGATTGCAGGCCCATGGCGAGCGCGGTCTGCTCGCCGGCAGCCGCCATGGCCTGGAAAAGGAAAGCCTGCGGGTGACGCCCGCCGGCCACATCGCGCAGACGCCGCATCCCGAGGGGCTCGGCTCACCGCTGTGTCATCCGGAGATCACCACCGATTACTCCGAGGCGCTGCTCGAGCTGGTCACCCCCGCCTACACCCATGGCGAGGCGGCGCTGCAGCATCTCGCCGATCTGCATCGCTACACCGTCGATCAGACCGGCGACGAGTTGCTCTGGGCCACCTCCATGCCCTGCATCGTCGGTGGCGATAAAAGCATTCCCATCGCCGATTACGGCGACTCGAACATCGGTCGCATGAAGCATGTCTACCGCCACGGCCTGGACTGGCGTTACGGGCGCACCATGCAGGCGATCGCCGGCATCCATTTCAATTACTCGTTCAGCGAGGCGTTCCTGCGCTCGGTCCAGGCGCGCGAGGACGACCGGCGCGACTTCGCCACCTTCCGCTCGGACTTCTACTTTCGGCTGATCCGCAACTTCCAGCGCTATGGCTGGCTGGTGCCGTACCTGATGGGCGCCTCACCGGCGATCTGCAAGTCGTTCACCGGCGGTCGCAACCTGGACTTCGAATCGTTCTCGGCGAACACCTTCTACACCCCGTACGCGACGTCCCTGCGCATGAGCGATATCGGCTATAAGAACAACGCCCAGGCCGCCCTCGAGATCGACTACAACAACCTCGATGCCTACGTGGCCAGCCTGCGGGCGGCGATCAGCACCCCCGATCCGGAATACGCACGCATCGGCACGCTCGTTGATGGCGTCTGGCGCCAGCTCAACACCAACGTGCTGCAGATCGAGAACGAGTACTACAGCTTCGTCCGTCCCAAGGCGGTCGCCCAGTCCGGCGAGCCGCCGACCTGCGCGCTCAACCGCGCCGGGGTCGAGTATGTCGAGATCCGTGCGCTGGATCTCAACCCGTTCAACCCGATCGGCATCGACGCCGATCAGATCGGCTTTCTCGAGACCCTGCTGGTGTTCTGCCTGCTGGAGGACAGTCCACCGATCAACGCCCTCGAGCAGCACCACATCAACGCCAATCAGGGCCTTGTCGCCCGCCACGGGCGGGACCCGAACCTGACCCTGCATCGCGGCGATGGCGAGCGGGTCGGCCTGCGGGACTGGGCGGATGAGTTACTCGGCGCGATGACCGGCCCGGCGGAACTCCTCGACGAGGTGCACCAGGACGGCCGCTACAGTCGCATCCTCGCCGATTATCGGGCGTCGGTGGCCGACGCCGGGCGGACTCCCTCCGCGCAGGTGCTCGCCGCCATGCACGCGCACAACGAGGAATTCGTCGAATTCGCCCTGCGCACCTCGGCCGAGCATGTCGAGACCATCCGCCAGTGGCCACTGGACGAATCGGTGCGCGCGCGCCTCGCCGACGAGGCGATCCGCTCACGCGCCGAGCAGGCCGACATGGAGGCCCGCGACGAGCCCCCGTTCGAGGCGTTCGTCGATCAGTATTTTGCCCAGGAATCGACCAACGGTCGTTGA